A stretch of Streptomyces vietnamensis DNA encodes these proteins:
- a CDS encoding SGNH/GDSL hydrolase family protein, which translates to MTPETAGAATAAPAEPVPGVPVPRGPVEDRDTGPLRFVVLGDSFSEGVGDRVAGAWRGWAGLLAEGLAAEGRGAAFLNLAASGALSADVADTQAPRALAFRPHLASVVVGVNDTLRRGFDIVRLARRLDRVCADLDALGAVLLTACLPDPGRMLGLPPPLARPLARRQRSVNAVVHALSARYGAVHLHLADPAWTEDRALWSADRLHPGERGHRAVAAGFHGLLAARGIVHGAPPSTEPAQPQPTRTEALLWLATAGTGWVLRRSRDLLPQLLLLAGAELRHWADGTGTAPLDARAEDALAAALAATMGR; encoded by the coding sequence ATGACACCGGAGACGGCGGGGGCGGCCACGGCCGCTCCGGCAGAGCCCGTGCCCGGGGTCCCGGTCCCCCGCGGTCCCGTCGAGGACCGTGACACCGGCCCCCTGCGGTTCGTCGTGCTCGGCGACTCGTTCAGCGAGGGCGTCGGGGACAGGGTGGCCGGGGCCTGGCGGGGGTGGGCGGGGCTGCTCGCCGAGGGGCTCGCGGCCGAGGGGCGGGGGGCGGCCTTCCTCAACCTCGCCGCCAGCGGGGCGCTCAGCGCGGACGTCGCCGACACCCAGGCTCCCCGCGCCCTCGCGTTCCGGCCGCACCTCGCCTCCGTCGTCGTCGGGGTGAACGACACCCTGCGCCGCGGCTTCGACATCGTCCGGCTCGCCCGCCGCCTGGACCGGGTCTGTGCCGATCTCGACGCCCTCGGAGCCGTACTCCTGACGGCCTGTCTGCCCGATCCGGGCCGGATGCTCGGCCTGCCGCCGCCCCTGGCACGCCCGCTCGCCCGCCGCCAGCGCTCCGTCAACGCGGTCGTGCACGCGCTGTCCGCCCGGTACGGGGCCGTCCACCTGCACCTCGCCGACCCCGCCTGGACCGAGGACCGCGCCCTGTGGAGCGCCGACCGGCTCCACCCGGGCGAGCGCGGACACCGGGCCGTCGCAGCCGGCTTCCACGGGCTCCTCGCCGCCCGGGGAATCGTCCACGGCGCCCCGCCCTCGACGGAGCCCGCCCAGCCGCAGCCGACCCGCACCGAGGCCCTGCTCTGGCTCGCCACCGCCGGCACCGGCTGGGTCCTGCGCCGCAGCCGCGACCTGCTCCCGCAGCTCCTCCTGCTCGCCGGCGCCGAACTGCGCCACTGGGCCGACGGCACCGGCACCGCACCCCTCGACGCGCGCGCGGAAGACGCCCTCGCGGCGGCGCTCGCGGCCACAATGGGGAGATGA
- a CDS encoding glycosyltransferase, which produces MNGARAGVPGTGDGAGLRIVRLANFVTPTSGGLRTALDRLGRGYLAAGHEPVLVVPGEVASDHHTEQGRIITLPGPVLPGTGGYRVLTDRHRVRRLLDGLAPDRIEVSDRTTLRWTGEWARRARVPSVMVSHETADGVLRTWGVPPALAARTADRLNRRTAWAFARIVCTTEWAEREFVRIGARNVVRAPLGVDLERCRPGRRSTALRARYADGERVLLLLCSRLSVEKRPGTALDALEELRADGTAAALVVAGEGPLRGALERRARERRLPVRFLGHVADPEALADLQAAADVCLAPGPAETFGLSALEALACGTPVVVSASSALPEVVGTAGASAADTPAAFAAGVRELLAAPESTRRRAARTRAEVFSWDRAVTAFLRAHDTLPTARPQVPEEVRR; this is translated from the coding sequence ATGAACGGCGCACGCGCGGGCGTCCCCGGCACGGGGGACGGCGCCGGACTCCGGATCGTGCGGCTCGCGAACTTCGTGACCCCCACCTCGGGCGGCCTGCGCACCGCCCTCGACCGGCTCGGCCGCGGCTACCTGGCCGCCGGCCACGAACCCGTCCTCGTCGTCCCCGGCGAGGTCGCGAGCGACCACCACACCGAACAGGGCCGGATCATCACCCTCCCCGGCCCCGTCCTGCCCGGCACCGGCGGCTACCGGGTCCTCACCGACCGGCACCGGGTCCGCCGGCTCCTCGACGGACTCGCCCCCGACCGGATCGAGGTCTCGGACCGCACCACCCTCCGGTGGACGGGGGAGTGGGCGCGACGCGCGCGCGTGCCGTCGGTCATGGTCTCCCACGAGACCGCCGACGGGGTGCTGCGCACCTGGGGCGTGCCGCCCGCGCTCGCGGCCCGCACGGCGGACCGGCTCAACCGCCGCACGGCGTGGGCCTTCGCGCGGATCGTGTGCACGACGGAGTGGGCGGAGCGCGAGTTCGTACGGATCGGGGCGCGCAACGTCGTACGGGCCCCGCTCGGCGTGGACCTGGAGCGCTGCCGGCCCGGCCGCCGCAGCACCGCGCTGCGGGCCCGGTACGCCGACGGGGAACGGGTGCTGCTCCTGCTGTGCTCGCGGCTCTCGGTCGAGAAGCGGCCGGGCACGGCCCTGGACGCCCTGGAGGAGCTGCGGGCGGACGGGACCGCGGCGGCGCTCGTGGTCGCGGGAGAAGGGCCCCTGAGGGGCGCCCTGGAGCGCCGGGCGCGCGAGCGGCGCCTCCCGGTGCGGTTCCTCGGGCACGTGGCCGACCCGGAGGCCCTGGCGGACCTCCAGGCTGCGGCCGACGTGTGCCTGGCTCCCGGGCCGGCGGAGACGTTCGGGCTCTCCGCCCTGGAGGCCCTCGCCTGCGGGACCCCCGTCGTGGTCAGCGCCTCCTCCGCCCTGCCCGAGGTCGTGGGCACGGCGGGGGCCTCCGCCGCCGACACCCCGGCCGCCTTCGCCGCCGGGGTACGGGAGCTCCTCGCGGCCCCGGAGAGCACCCGCCGGCGGGCCGCACGCACGCGTGCGGAGGTCTTCTCCTGGGACCGCGCGGTCACCGCCTTCCTCCGCGCCCACGACACCCTGCCGACGGCCCGGCCGCAGGTCCCCGAGGAGGTGCGGCGATGA
- a CDS encoding glycosyltransferase family 4 protein → MRVVIVTESFPPDVNGVAHCALQTARHLVRRGHTPLVIAPAVADPAADADAPCAVVRVPSLPLPGYPQVRVALPSRRVAAAIAAHRADLVHLAGPFVLGVRGMTAAARLGIPAVAVYQTDLAGYARTYVGTGEGAAWRRLRAVHGAADRTLAPSSAAVRDLEAHGIGRIRLWGRGVDTVRFRPELRDTALRRELAPDGELLVGYVGRLAPEKRVDLLAGACALPGVRVVVVGDGPSGPALRAALPGARFLGRRTGADLARIFASLDVFAHTGPHETFCQTVQEAMASGVPVVAPAAGGPLDLVDHGRTGLLVPPGDPDALREAVAALAADPGTRAEYGLAGRAAVEGRTWEALGDELIGHYLEVLRERTAVAA, encoded by the coding sequence ATGCGTGTCGTCATCGTCACCGAATCCTTCCCTCCCGACGTCAACGGTGTGGCGCACTGCGCCCTGCAGACCGCGCGCCACCTCGTCCGGCGGGGGCACACCCCGCTCGTCATCGCCCCCGCCGTCGCCGACCCGGCCGCGGACGCCGACGCCCCCTGCGCCGTCGTCCGGGTGCCCTCCCTGCCCCTGCCCGGCTATCCGCAGGTACGGGTCGCCCTGCCCAGCCGCCGGGTCGCCGCCGCCATCGCCGCCCACCGCGCCGACCTCGTCCACCTCGCCGGACCGTTCGTCCTCGGCGTCCGGGGGATGACCGCCGCCGCCCGGCTCGGCATACCCGCCGTCGCCGTCTACCAGACCGACCTCGCCGGCTACGCGCGCACGTACGTCGGGACCGGCGAGGGCGCCGCCTGGCGCCGCCTCCGGGCCGTGCACGGCGCCGCCGACCGCACCCTCGCCCCGTCCTCCGCCGCCGTACGCGACCTGGAGGCCCACGGCATCGGCCGCATCCGGCTCTGGGGACGCGGCGTGGACACCGTCCGCTTCCGCCCCGAGCTGCGCGACACCGCCCTCCGCCGCGAGCTCGCCCCCGACGGGGAACTCCTCGTCGGCTACGTGGGCCGCCTCGCCCCCGAGAAGCGGGTGGACCTGCTCGCCGGAGCCTGCGCGCTCCCCGGCGTCCGGGTCGTGGTCGTCGGGGACGGGCCGAGCGGGCCCGCCCTGCGCGCCGCCCTGCCGGGCGCCCGGTTCCTGGGCCGCCGCACCGGCGCCGACCTCGCCCGGATCTTCGCCTCGCTCGACGTCTTCGCCCACACCGGCCCGCACGAGACCTTCTGCCAGACCGTCCAGGAAGCCATGGCCAGCGGTGTCCCCGTCGTCGCCCCGGCGGCCGGTGGCCCCCTGGACCTGGTCGACCACGGGCGCACCGGGCTCCTCGTACCCCCGGGCGATCCGGACGCGCTCCGCGAGGCCGTCGCCGCGCTCGCCGCCGACCCCGGGACGCGCGCCGAGTACGGCCTGGCCGGCCGGGCCGCCGTCGAGGGACGCACCTGGGAGGCGCTCGGCGACGAGCTGATCGGCCACTACCTGGAGGTGCTGCGCGAGCGCACGGCGGTGGCGGCATGA
- a CDS encoding ankyrin repeat domain-containing protein produces the protein MSETPDPEVIELASKVFDLARTGDADALAAYLDAGVPANLTNDKGDTLVMLAAYHGHAAAVTALLERGAEADRANDRGQTPLAGAVFKGEDAVVRALLAAGANPEAGTPSALDTARMFGKTELLELFGAR, from the coding sequence ATGAGCGAGACTCCGGACCCCGAGGTCATCGAGCTGGCGTCCAAGGTCTTCGACCTCGCACGCACGGGTGACGCCGACGCCCTGGCCGCCTACCTCGACGCGGGCGTCCCCGCGAACCTCACCAACGACAAGGGCGACACCCTCGTCATGCTCGCCGCCTACCACGGCCACGCCGCCGCGGTCACCGCCCTCCTGGAGCGCGGCGCCGAGGCCGACCGCGCCAACGACCGCGGCCAGACCCCGCTCGCCGGCGCCGTCTTCAAGGGCGAGGACGCCGTCGTCCGCGCCCTCCTCGCCGCCGGCGCAAATCCGGAGGCAGGGACTCCGTCCGCGCTCGACACCGCCCGCATGTTCGGCAAGACCGAACTCCTGGAGCTCTTCGGCGCCAGGTGA
- a CDS encoding membrane protein: MARRPLPRILSSGSAQIARSREIARSAADSATDVLHPLITISRGLRKLAATARAKWAATPKERRGPTLLLVAACVLVVALMPYGPLLALVLLMAAAAWKGRERPVVKTGPDDAEIARLKGLYEALVPYFSVPDDPSPLFAHGGDWSGAFTEYAFDEDGRLTRLRIAYPPYFTDGEPAARARIEQLLHAKSGRGREYLFDWDEEGNLLVMSVLPALPTTIAAQRFVTVPGETVLGFTDADAVQRTVPVVSADGTEDAPAVVWRTGPRSTEPHLLAVGQPGSGTTSLLRSIALQALPHGDVLIVEGGGTGEYACLTGRAGVLAVECGLSGALATLEWAAHETERRLIAANRARQAGLPAPEDTRRPLWILLDRPGVLGHLAAADGRPDPQELLQVPLRHGRAAHVTVVVAEQFDSVDTLSEAVRTHTRARIVLGPATAEQITAVLGAQPHTTPTPEVPAGRGYARLGTGPVLRLQVPATPDPYDDATSEAHRRAVLELLPERPAITAPAAPTTPPAITVETPVTTPPAITVKSPVTAPATVTASDTVTVKTPAPVAVTAPDTAALTAPDTVALPVAAVEAAPGSAPEPAPAPRAEPEPGPAPFHTPVPAEG; this comes from the coding sequence GTGGCCCGGCGACCACTCCCCCGCATTCTGAGCAGCGGCAGCGCACAGATCGCTCGCAGTCGAGAGATCGCGCGCTCGGCCGCCGACAGCGCCACCGACGTGCTCCATCCCCTGATCACGATCTCCCGTGGTCTGCGGAAACTGGCCGCGACCGCGCGCGCCAAGTGGGCCGCGACCCCGAAGGAGCGGCGTGGTCCCACGCTGCTCCTGGTCGCGGCCTGCGTCCTGGTCGTCGCCCTCATGCCGTACGGGCCGCTCCTCGCGCTCGTCCTGCTCATGGCCGCGGCCGCGTGGAAGGGACGTGAACGCCCGGTCGTGAAGACCGGGCCCGACGACGCGGAGATCGCCCGGCTCAAGGGCCTGTACGAGGCCCTCGTGCCGTATTTCTCCGTCCCCGACGACCCCTCCCCGCTGTTCGCCCACGGCGGCGACTGGAGCGGTGCCTTCACCGAGTACGCCTTCGACGAGGACGGCCGGCTCACCCGGCTGCGGATCGCCTATCCCCCCTACTTCACCGACGGCGAGCCCGCCGCACGCGCGCGCATCGAGCAGCTGCTGCACGCCAAGTCGGGGCGCGGCCGCGAGTACCTCTTCGACTGGGACGAGGAGGGCAACCTGCTCGTCATGAGCGTGCTGCCCGCCCTGCCCACCACCATCGCCGCCCAGCGCTTCGTCACGGTGCCGGGCGAGACCGTCCTCGGCTTCACCGACGCCGACGCCGTGCAGCGGACCGTGCCCGTCGTCTCGGCGGACGGCACGGAGGACGCGCCGGCCGTCGTCTGGCGCACCGGCCCCCGCTCCACCGAGCCGCATCTGCTCGCCGTCGGCCAGCCCGGCAGCGGCACCACCTCGCTGCTGCGCTCGATCGCCCTCCAGGCCCTCCCCCACGGCGACGTGCTGATCGTCGAGGGCGGCGGCACCGGCGAGTACGCGTGCCTGACCGGCCGCGCCGGCGTCCTCGCGGTCGAGTGCGGGCTCTCCGGCGCCCTCGCCACCCTGGAGTGGGCGGCGCACGAGACGGAGCGGCGGCTGATCGCCGCGAACCGGGCCCGGCAGGCCGGCCTGCCCGCGCCGGAGGACACCCGCCGCCCGCTGTGGATCCTGCTCGACCGGCCGGGCGTCCTCGGCCACCTGGCCGCCGCCGACGGCCGCCCCGACCCGCAGGAGCTGCTCCAGGTGCCGCTGCGGCACGGGCGCGCGGCGCACGTCACGGTGGTGGTGGCCGAGCAGTTCGACAGCGTGGACACGCTGAGCGAGGCGGTACGGACCCACACCCGGGCCCGGATCGTCCTCGGCCCCGCCACCGCGGAGCAGATCACGGCCGTCCTCGGCGCCCAGCCGCACACCACGCCGACGCCCGAGGTCCCGGCGGGCCGCGGCTACGCGCGCCTGGGCACCGGTCCGGTCCTGCGGCTCCAGGTGCCGGCGACGCCCGACCCGTACGACGACGCGACGAGCGAGGCGCACCGCCGGGCGGTCCTCGAGCTCCTCCCGGAGCGCCCGGCGATCACGGCCCCGGCCGCACCCACGACCCCGCCGGCGATCACGGTCGAGACCCCGGTCACCACCCCGCCGGCGATCACGGTCAAGAGTCCGGTCACCGCCCCGGCCACCGTCACCGCCTCGGACACGGTCACCGTCAAGACCCCGGCCCCGGTCGCCGTCACCGCCCCGGACACGGCCGCGCTCACCGCCCCGGACACGGTCGCGCTCCCGGTCGCCGCGGTCGAGGCGGCCCCCGGCTCGGCCCCCGAACCGGCCCCGGCGCCCCGTGCCGAACCGGAGCCCGGCCCGGCCCCGTTCCACACCCCGGTCCCCGCGGAGGGCTGA